The following is a genomic window from Ethanoligenens harbinense YUAN-3.
GGAAGCGTCCCGCCGGCTGACCGGGCGGGATCCCGCCCGCGCGGTGGAAAAACTGAAGCTGGCGCAAGAACAGGTGCGCGAGGGGCTGCAGGCTATCCGTTCCTCTGTGCGCGTGCTGGAGGACGACAAGCGGCTGCTTGATCCGTTTGACGCGATGGAAACCTTGCTGCGGGACTGCGCCGCCCATACCGGTATCGCTGTCGCCTGCCACATCGACCGCAGTGTTGCTCTTTCCCCGCAGGCAGGGGATATTCTCTATACCTGCTTGCGGGAAGGGCTGACCAACAGCCTGCGTCATGGGCACTGCACGGCGGTGGACTGCGCGCTTGCACGGAAAGACGGCAGCATCCATTTTTCCCTGCGGGACAACGGCACAGGAGCCACTGTCGTAGCGCCCGGCTTCGGTTTGCGCGCCATGCGGTCCCGGCTGGAACAGGCAAACGGCTCGTTGCACATCCAGACCGAGAAGGGAAGAGGATTTTCCATCCGGATCCGGTTGCCGGCCTGATTGGTCTATTTATGCTGTCCACATGGGAGGTTCTATGATACAGGTGCTAATCGCAGATGACCAGACGTTGATGCGAGATGGGTTGAAAACCATTCTCGAACTTGAGCCGGACATTGCCGTGACCGGACTGGCGGCAGACGGAGAGGAAGCCTGTGCCATTTGTGACACGCGAAAACCCGATGTCGTACTGATGGATATCCGCATGCCTGTCATGGATGGCGTGGCAGCCACAGCGGCTATCAAAAAACGGCATCCGTCCATCGCCGTGCTGGTTCTCACCACATTTGACGACGACGAGAGTATTGTGCAGGCACTCAAAAACGGAGCCATCGGTTATCTGCTGAAGGACATTGAGGCCGACCGGCTCATCCAAACCGTTCGTGACGCCGCACAAGGGCAGTTTACATGGCCCGCCATGCTGGCCGCCAAGCTTACGAAGCATCTGTGCGCCAACGTGCCTGCTTTGTCCGGTAGATTGGCGGCATTGACCGGGCGTGAACGCGACGTGGCAAATCTGTTGGCCGGCGGCTATACCAATCGCCGGATTGCCCAGATGCTTTACCTGTCCGAGGGCACGGTGAAAAACCATGTGAGCAGTATTTATTCCAAACTGGGTATTTACGACCGCACTGCCGCCGCGCTGGCTCTGCGGCGGGCGCTTGATAAGTAAAAGCCCCGGTTATACGGAGTGCCGTTATCCGTTTTATCCGGATACTTTGGCGCACAGGGGAACGGCTATGACCGCAGTCATGGGTAAATCATGACTGCGGTTACTGTTTTATAGGCATGTTTTCCGATAAACTGGAAGCATATCGAACGCAAGACAGACCATAACCCACGAAAGGTGTGAAACGATGCAGCCGCTCTCTCCCATCCTGTATTTTCGCCGCAACAAACGGCGATTCTTCGCTTCCGTCACGTCTATCGTCACCGCTATCTGTTTTCTGTACATCATGGAAAGCTTCGTGCACTCCATCATGCAGTCGGTATTGGCCACCGACGGCGCGTATCTGCAAGTTGCCATGGATGTTTTTCCAAGCAGCACCGTTCCGCAGGTGCCTGCCAAGACCATACGGGATCTGGAGAACAACCCACATATCGACCGGCTGATTCCGGTTTCGGAGCAGACCATCAGCTTCAACATTCCCGGTACCTCCAACGGCATCTCGGTCTACGGCGTGAGCAACAGCGATCGCGCCTATTTTCTCTCAAAGTTCGGTATCCATGTTCTGCAAGGCCGCCTACCGCAAAACGGCCGAAACGAAATCGCCGTGGATGAACGCATTGCTCTGAACAACCATCTGCATGTCGGCAGTCATGTGGGATCCGATCTGGACAAGACACAGGATCTGCAAGGCAATTACACGGTGGTTGGCATCCTGCGCGGCAACAGCAGCCTGAGCCTGATGGGTTCCCCATATCCTGAGCAACAGCAAGCCGACCGAGCCGCCCAACTGGCAAACGGTTTTCTGGTCTTTCCCAAAAGCGGACAGATGGCTAAAGCAGAAAAAGCGGTGCAGCCGCTTATCCGCCAGAACCTGATCGCCTGGACACCGTCGCGCGCGGCTGCGGAGTTCGAGGCCACAACGCAGTCGGTCAATATTCTGGACGGGTTCGCGGTGTTGTCCATTTTTGTAATGGTGGTCTGTCTGGTTTGCTCAAAATACGCACAGTATTTTGAGCGGCGCGGCGAATTCGGCGTGCTCAATGCCATGGGCTATACGCGCGGCGATTTGCTGCGCCGCGTGTTTTGGGAAATTACAATCACCAACCTGTTCAGTTTCGCGCTGGGCATGGTGTTTGCGGTCGTGCTCTGCCGCATCGTTACCTACAACGCGTTTGAGCGCATCGGTGGTGTCGGAATTTATCTGTATGGCAAAGCCGCCGTGGTGGCGCTGCTTGCGCCGCTGTTTACCACGCTGTTTACACTGATCCCGGTTTTTCGGCTTATCGGGCGTGTGGACGCAATATCCATCATCGAAAAAAATTAAGGAGGGGCAATATGACCTTTACACTGGAAAACGTCAACCTGATCTACGATATTGAAAAAGAGGTACAGACACTGGCGCTGCGCGATGTGAACCTTACACTCAGCGGCAACAAACTCATCGGCATTTTGGGCCCCTCCGGCAGCGGCAAAAGTTCGCTGCTGTATGCCATGGCCGGCTTGCGCCGCCCAACCAGCGGCAATGTGGCGTATAATGACAGAACCTATGGGTCGCTCAGTGCGCCCGCGCTGGCTACGCTGCGGCGCAAAGAATTTGGTTTTGTATTCCAGCGCCATTTTCTCATCAACTATATGACCGTGCTTGAAAACCTGCTCACACCACTGAATAAAAACACCGGGCCGGTGAGGGAAAAAGCGCTTTCGCTGCTGGAACGGCTGGGCATTGTCCACGCGGCAGGCAAACGCCCCTACCAGCTCTCGGGCGGGCAGCGTCAGCGTGCCGCCATCGCCCGCGCCCTAATGAACGACCCGCAAGTGATTTTCGGCGACGAACCCACCGCTGCCCTTGACCATCAGAGCGCTCGCGAGGTCATGTCTTTGCTGGAGGAGTACACCGCCCATGCCATGGTCATTATCGTCACGCACGACGAAAGCATCCTCGAAAACGCGGACACCATTATCCGCATCTGGGATGGTTCGATCGCCGAAATCGCTTCCCCGAAAGCGGAGGGACAGCCATGAAGCCGCTTTCCCCGCTGCTTTATCTGAAAAATAACGTCAAATCCGCACTCACCGTCTTCTTTGCGATGGTGATCGGTGTGTTTCTGTTCAGTTTCTACGGACTGTTCAGCGCCACCACCACGGAAGCATCGTTAGACGGCACGCTGAACCTGATGAAAACCGGCACGGAAGTCTATTCCACAGACAATACGGTGCTGCCAGCCGCCTTTTTGCAGAAACTGGATGAACAAAAAGACGCGGACCCTCTGCCGGTGCGCAACAACCTCAGCGGCGGCCTGCTTTACAAACGCGGCATGTCCAGCAATAGCATCACCATTTTCAATATGTACGCCGCCGATGCCGCAACGCTTCTGAACACCTATCATATGCGCATGGTTCAGGGCCGGATGCCGCGCGATAACGCACATGAGATTCTCGTTACGCGTGACTTCGCGCTGCAAAACGGCTTGAAAGTGGGCGACGCCGTGGGTACCGAGGTGGCGGACAAATACCAGTTGCCCGGGCGCTACACCATCACCGGCCTGCTGGAAGGCCCGCTCGTATTTGCGGTAGCCTGCCAGCCGGGCAATATTACGCGCGACCAGATGCGGCAGTATTCGCTCATCTACCGCATCGACCATATGTCCGTCCAGACGCAGAAAGCACTGAAAGCGCTGCTGCCCAAAAAGGTCATGGTGTTGGATTATGATACGTTTTCCAATCAGCTTTATGGGCAGTTGCAGATGATGCAGACGCTCGCCGTTATCATCACTGTGATAATGGTGGTGATCCTGTGCATCGCGCTGGGCAATCTCAATGTCATCACGTTCGCCACCCGCCAGGAGGAATTCGCCATCCTGCATGCGATAGGCTATTCCAAGCAGCGGTTGGTGCGCAAACTGTGGGAAGAGACCGTGCTGACCTGCTTCCTTGGTTACACGGCGGGGTCGTTGCTCACACCGTTGGTGGCGTGGCTGCTCAACCAGACGGTCTATGACCCGCAAGGAGCGCCATTGTTGCTTTTTAATGCGCAGGGAACCCTGGCGGCGTTGGCCATCCCTCTGTTTGTTTCGGCCTTCAGTATTTTGCCAGGCGTTTTACACAATTTTTCCAGGCACGCGGATTTCAGTGTGTGATTGCAGAACCGATTCATGTGAAACAGACGGCCGCGTGCAAATGCATGCCTTTTACCGGTTCGGCTGCTCGCTTGTCACCGTTTAGGGGCTTCTTGTCCGATACAGTATTAACAAAAAAAGAGCAGGGTACGGCTTGATACCCTGCTCTTTTGCTTTTGCTTTTGATTTTGGTTTGCTGCCGTATGGATGCGGATGCGCCAGACTCAGAGTTTTTTGAGCCTGGCAAAGTTGGCCATCAGTTTTTTTGTGCCGCAGGTGTCGAATGCAATCTCGAGCAGCGTGTCGCCGCCCATTGTTTTGGCGGAAAGCACCATCCCGCGGCCGAACGTGCCGTGTCCCACGGTATCGCCCGGAGCAAACACGGCCTTGGACTGCACCGGGCGGGATACGCCGGGGCGTTCGAGCCGGATCGGTGCGGCCGGCGCGGCGCGGCGCGGCTGGGGGCGCTCGAAATGCGGGCGCATGTCCTGCGCGTCCTTGAGATTGTTCGGGATCTCATCCAGGAAACGGGATGGGCGGTTGCGCACGGTGGCGCCAAAGAGCATGCGCGAGCCCGCGCAGGTAAGGTTCAGTTTGCGCTTGGCGCGCGTGATGCCCACATAAGCGAGGCGACGCTCCTCCTCAAGCTGCTCGGGATAGATCATAACGCTCTGGCCGGGAAAAACGCCTTCCTCCATCCCCGCAATGAATACGGCGGGGAATTCCAGCCCTTTGGCGGCATGGATGGTCATCATCACCACGGTATCCGCCTGCCCGTCGTAATTGTCGATGTCCGTCATCAGGGCCGCTTCTTCCAAAAAGCCTTCCAGGGTCGGCTCGTCGGCGTTTTTCTCATAGTCGGCGGCGTTGGAGATGAGGGTACTCAGGTTTTCCTTGCGGCTTTTGGCTTCCTCGTCGTCTCCCAATGAGGCGAGGTAGCCGCTTTCTTCCATCACGGTGCGAATGAGCTCATGCGGCAGTATCTCGGTGCGCAGCTCCCGCATGTGTTCCATGAAATGCATAAACGATTCGATGCGCGCGGTTTTTTTGGAGAAATATTCGTATTCCTGACAGTGCAGAAACACCTCGTAGAGTGTCTGCCCCGTCTGCTCGGCGATCTGCTGCACGGCGGCCATGGTTGCGCTGCCGATGCTGCGCTTGGGCGCGTTGACGATCCTCGTGAAATGCAGATTGTCTCCCGGGTTGTTGATGACACAGAGATAGGCCATCAGGTCCCGGATCTCCATGCGGTCGTAGAAACGGTGTCCGCCAATGATGCGGTAGGGGATACCCATCCGTACGAATGCCTTTTCGATGGGGCCGGACTGCGCGTTCATCCGGTAGATTACGGCCTGGTCGGCAAACTTCATGCCGTCTTTCACGTTTTCCAGAATGGTGTTGGCGATGAAGAGCGCCTCGGTGGCCTCGTCTTCAAAGCGGCGGACTTTCACCGGGTCTCCGTCGGGGTTTTCCGTCCAGAGTTTTTTGCTCTTGCGGCCGGTGTTGTTGGCGATGACGGCGTTGGCCACGCCCAGGATGGCGGAGGTGGAGCGGTAGTTCTGTTCCAGCTTGATTACCCGTGCATGCTTAAACTGCTTTTCAAAGCTGAGGATGTTTTCAATGGTGGCGCCGCGGAATTTATAGATGCTCTGGTCATCGTCGCCCACCACGCAGAGGTTCTGGTGCCCGCCGGCGAGCAGACTGATAAGCTGGTACTGCACGGGATTGGTATCCTGATATTCGTCCACCAGCACATAACGGAAGCGTCTTGCGTAATGATCGAGCACATCGGGATTTTTCTCAAAGAGCATGACGGTCAGGCGCAGCATATCGTCGAAATCGAGCGCGTTGGCCTGCCGCAGCGCCTGCTGGTATTTATAGTAGACGCTGGCGATTTTCTGAAGACGGTAATCCCCGCTCGCGGCCGCTTCGAATGCGGCGGGGCTCATGTTCTGCTCCTTGGCGCGGCTGATGGCGGGCAGCGCCGTTTTATTGGCGAAATTGCGGTCGTCCCCGGCGACGTCACGGCAGCATTCGCGCAGTACGCGCAGGCTGTCGTCGGTGTCGTAGATGGTGAACGAGCGCGAATAGCCGAGCTCCAGCTTGTCAATTTCCCGCCGCAGAATGCGGGAGCAGGCGGAGTGGAACGTGCACGCCCAGATGTCGAGCGCCTGCTCGCCCAGCATCTGCTCCAGGCGGCTTTTCATTTCGCCTGCGGCCTTGTTGGTAAACGTGATGGCCAACAGCGCCCAGGAAGGCGGCGCATCTACCGCCAGCAGTTCACGCAAACGCTCGTCGCCAAACGACCTTTGCGCCAGGCAGTTTTGCAGATAGGACAGGTCCTCTGCGGTCAAACCGGATGGGACGGCATCGCTTTCATACGCCGCGCCATATTTCAGAATGCAGGCAACGCGGTTTACCAGCACCGTGGTCTTTCCGCTGCCGGCCCCGGCCAGAACCAGAAGCGGCCCTTGTGTTGCAAGGACCGCCTGCCGCTGCCGGTCGTTCATGCGGGAAAATTCCGCCTCTATGATCTTTTTGCGTAACGCAAGGAATTCGCTGTGCATATCCATGTTTCGATTACTCCTGCCAAGCACGATCTTTTCTGCAGGCTGCGCACAGAGCCGCAACATACAATACTCTCTATTTTATGCTTTTTTCCGGTAAAAATCAAACCCGCACAGGCTCAAAAGCAAAAGATTTTCGTCTGGGTGTCCGCGCCCAAATACCGCTGCAGGATGTCCCCCACAAGATTGGCGGCGATGAGCGGCCTGCTATAAGGCGTATTTACGGCGTTTCCGCGCGCGTCGGGTTCTAATCGTCGTTTCTTGCCCCGGGGCAGGACGGAGCAAACGGGCAGTCCGCGCAGTCCGGCCGTTTCCGGCAGACGGTAGCTGCGTGGCGCACGATGAGTGCATGGTATTCGTTATAGAGTGCCGGGTCCCGGGGAAGATTTTCTTCAAAGAAGCGGCGGAACACCTCGTATTCGGACGGTACGGCGAATCCCAGACGCGCAAACACGCGCCGCGTATAGGCGTCGATGACGAAAACCGGTTTTTGGAGGGCATACAGCAGGATGGAATCGGCGGTTTCCCGTCCCACGCCTTTGAGGGCGAGCAATTCCATGCGCAAGGTATCCGTTCCCTGCGCTCTGGCGGTTTCGATGTCGTACCGGTAGCGTGCGTACCACCCGGTCAGCGTTTTCAGACGCGCGGCTTTTTGCCGGAAAAAGCCGCTGGGGCGAATGATCTCCTCCAGTTCGCCGTCGGAGATTTCCGTTACGAATGCGGGCGTGAGTTTTTCACCAAAATTTGCGATGGCTTTTTTCACATTTGCCCAGGCGGTGTTTTGGGTCAGGATAGCGCCAACCATCATTTCATAAGGCGATTCCGCGGGCCACCAGTGCTGCGGGCCATAGTGCCGGAAAAGCAGACGGTACAGTGTGTGTAATTCCATGTGATCCCCTCCCTGCCTGTCCAGTATAGCGGGGGGGCGGGGTTTCTGGCAAGCTTTTAAAAAGCGGCATGGTTGCAGATTCAACGTTTCAAGAAGCTTCACGCGCTTTTCACAGATTCTTCACAATTCTTCCATATACTAAGAATTGGTTTTGCAAGTATTTGCGCGGATTCCAGCGTAAAAAACGGGGGAGTATTACATGAAAAAACCTTGGGGCACCAAAAAAGCGCCCGGCGGCGCCGTGCCGCAGCCTGTTGTGCAGGCGGGCAGGACCAAATGGTATCGGAAGACCTGGTTCCGGATCACGGCTGTGGTGGTGGTGGTGGCCGTTGTGGGCGGCGGTTTCGCCATTTACCATGTTATGGCTTCGAACAACATGCCCACCTCCACGACGACGTTTCGACTCATGCAGGCGCGGACCGGATCGGTGGAAAAGACCGTTTCCGGTACCGGCACGGTTTCCAATTCCGCGGAGGAAACGCTCACGGCGCCGGATGCTGGCACGGTGGACAGCGTTTCCGTTAAAGACGGCGATACGGTGAAGCAGGGGCAGGTACTTGCGCACATCAACAGCCCCACGGCGCAGCAGACGCTTGAATCCAAACAGACAGCGCTGACACAGGCGCAGAACACGCTGGCGAGCGCGCAGGCTTCGTTGAGCAATCTGTACATCACCGCTCCGCTGGCAGGCCGCATCAAAGCGGTGCAGGTATCCGCCGGGGACACATCTTCGACCGTCAATGCGCTGGGTTTCCTGTGCTATCTTTCCACCAGCCGCTCCATGACGCTGACGATTTCCGGCGCGCAGACATCGGTGACCAATAACGAAGGGGTCAACGTAACGCTGAGTGACGGCAGCACGGTCGCCGGCACGGTGACCGGCGTGAGCGGCGGGCAGAGCAGTTCCAGCGTGACGGTTACCATCGGCACCGACACCCCCGCCGTGGGTTCCACTGCCACGGTAACAACGACGGACGGCAAAACGGTGGGCAGCGGCACGCTGGCGCTCGTCAACTATTATAAGATCACATCGTCCGGCGCTTCCTCCGTTTCCACGGGGTCGAGCAGCGGGTCCAGCGGCAGCTACGGCAGTGGTTCCGGCAGCACCGGGTCCAGCAGTTCGGGGACGATCACCAATGTGTATGTAGCGGAAAACCAGATGGTGAGTAAGACGCAGAACCTCTTTAAGTTGGACGGCACGTCGCTGAACAGCACAATCACTGCCGACCAGCAGGCGGTGACGAACGCGCAGAACGACCTCGCTTCGGCACAGGCCGCAGTGGATGCCAACAACATCACCAGTCCGGTCAACGGCACGGTGACGGCGGTGGATGTAAAAGTGGGCGACAGTGTGGCCAGCGGCGGCAATGTCGTGGGTGTGATCGACCCCACCCAGATGCAGACGCAGGTGACGGTGAATGAGTCCGATATCGACAGCGTGAAGACGGGGCAGACCGTGCATGTCACGCTCAGCGCCCTTTCGGGCACGGCGTATACCGGCACCGTGACGGATGTCAACACCATCGGGACCAATTCCAACGGTGTGGCCACGTTCAACGTTACGATCGGCATCAGCAACCCGACCAACATTCTGGTGGGCATGTCCACCAATGTGGAGATCGTGACCCAGAGCGTACAGAACGTCGTGACCGTGCCCGCGGCTGCCATTCTGGAAAAACGGGGCAGCACGGGCTATGTCATCCCGGCTTCGAGCGTGACGGACTCAAGCGGCAAATCCAAGACCCTGAACAACATCAACACGATGCAGTTGGTGCAGAAATACGGGAAGGAAGTTACCATTGGACTTTCTACCACCAGCACGGTGGAGATCAAGAGCGGCCTGAGTGACGGTGACCGCGTTGCGGAACCCGTTACCATCAATCTGGCGGCAATCAAGAGCCTGACCAGCGGTTCTACCTCCAGCCTGAGCACCCTGCTCGGCGGTGGCATGGGCGGATATGGCGGCGGCATGGGTGGCGGCATGGGCGGCGGCACGGGCGGCTATACACGCCGTAGCACGGGTGGCACCGGAAACACCGTCGGCGGCGGCACCACGTCCGGAGGGACAACGACCGGCGGCACCACTTCCGGCAGCACTGCCAGGACAACAACCGGCGGGGGGAACAACGGATGACAGCCTGCACGAATCATCGCGGCGTGACCGCGGATAGGGAGGGATCGCAGTGGCGGCTATCATAGAGATTGAACACCTTGTAAAATCCTATGTGATCGGCGACAATGTGGTGCATGCCCTGAACGATGTTTCCCTGTCGGTGTCGGAGCGGGAGTTTGTCGCCATCGTCGGCCCGTCCGGCTCGGGCAAATCCACGCTGATGAACATCATTGGCTGCCTGGATATTGCAACGTCTGGCAGTTATAAACTCAGGGGACAGGAGATCAGCCTGTATACGGAGGACGAACTGTCCGAATTCCGCAACCGGATGATCGGGTTCATTTTTCAGCGCTTCAATCTGCTCAACAAACTCAATGCGGTGGAAAACGTAGAACTGCCGCTGGTCTATCAGGGTATTTCGTCCAAAGAGCGGCGTGAGCGCGCGGTGGCCGCGCTGGAGAAGGTGCGCCTGGCCAACCGCATGCTGCACACCCCGATGGAACTTTCCGGCGGCCAGCAGCAGCGTGTTGCCATTGCGCGGGCACTCATCACCGATCCTCCGGTCATTCTCGCGGACGAACCCACCGGCAATCTGGACAGCACCACCGGTAAGGAAGTCATGCAGATTCTGCAGGGGCTTGGCAGCGCCGGGCACACCATCGTCCTCATCACTCATGATATGAACATTGCCAAACAGGCGCGCCGCATCGTCCGCATTTCGGATGGCCGGCTGGTTTCAGATGAGGAGGTGAGCCGGTCATGAGATTTTCACAGGCGCTGCGTATGGCGTTCAAGGCCATCGCTTCCAACAAAATGCGTTCCTTTCTCACGATGCTGGGTATTGTCATCGGTATTTCATCGGTCATCATCATGCTGGCAGTAGGCAACGGTTCCAAACAGGCGATCACCAGTTCCATCGAGGGGATGGGCACCAACTTGTTGACATTGTCGCTGACAGGGACCAAAACGACAACGCTCACAAGCAGTGATATCTCAACCCTTACCAAAAGCAAGAACATTGCCAATGTCGCATCGGACCTAACAGGGACCGCCACGGTCAAATCCGGCGATGAAAATGAGACCGCCAGCGTGGAGGGTACGGTTCCCAGTTATTCCGATGTGCGTGATGTCACGGTGGCCTACGGCCGGTTCATCACACAGGATGACGTGGATAACCACTATCAGGTTCTGGACATCGGGCCGGAAGTGATCCAAAACGTTTATCCGAATCTGAGCGTCAAACAGTATCAGTCACTGGTTGGGCAGACGATTCAGGTGAACGGCGCGAATTTCCTGATCGTCGGCATTCTGGAGAGCAAGGGAACGTCCACCACGGGGTCAAGCGACAATCGGGTCATCATGCCTGTGACGACCGCCGAGCGCCTGGAAGGCACGACGAGCGTGCGGACCTATTATGTGGAGGCCGCGTCCGCAGGCAAGATCGACGACGCGACCACCGACCTCAATAACTTGATGTATGATAAATTCTCGGGCGACACCACCCAATATCGGGTGCTGAGTGAGAGCGAACTGCTGCAGACCTCCACCCAGACCACCTCTACCATGACGAATATGCTGACGGCGGTAGCGGCCATCTCGCTGGTTGTCGGCGGTATCGGCATTATGAACATCATGCTGGTATCCGTGGTGGAGCGCACAAGGGAGATCGGCATCCGCAAAGCCATCGGCGCCAAGCGGCGGGATATCATGCTTCAGTTCCTCATTGAGGCAGTGGTGCTCAGTTGTCTCAGCGGCGCCATCGGTGTTATCATCGGCGTGGTTGCCTGCCTGATTATGCCGCAGTTTACCAAACAGGCAATGGTCATGTCCGGTGGAGTAATGCTGATTGCGTTCCTGTTTTCGGTGGCGGTGGGCATTGCCTTCGGTCTGTATCCTGCCGCAAAAGCTTCCAAGCTGCGCCCCATCGATGCGTTGCGGTATGAATGATCCGGTTTTTGCTCACCCTTCCGCGCGGTGCGCGGTGCAGATATGCTTTTTGCAAAGGAGTTATCTATGAAATCATTCCGTTTGGCTGCTGTTGTCGCTGTTACGGTCTCGACCGCCGTGCTGTTGGTCACGCTTTCCGGGTGCAGTAAAAAAGCATCGGCTTCCACAGCTTCGGGTACCGGCGCAACGTCCGGGCAAAACGCTCGCGGCAACTTTGGAAACATGGAACAGCGCGTAAAGGATGGTTTGTCCGAGTTGGTTTCCGCGGGCACCATCACGCAGGCGCAGGCTGACAAGATCCAGACCGCGCTGACCCAGAACCTTGGCCAGCGCATGCAGAATGCCAGCGGTGCAGGCGCCCCTTCGGGGAGTGGCAGCCGCCCGCAGTGGAATGGCAGCGGGCCCAGTGGTTCGGGTGAACCCAACGGCAGCGGCAGGGGCGAACGTCAGTCGCAGTTGCTGGATTCGCTGG
Proteins encoded in this region:
- a CDS encoding ABC transporter ATP-binding protein — protein: MIEIEHLVKSYVIGDNVVHALNDVSLSVSEREFVAIVGPSGSGKSTLMNIIGCLDIATSGSYKLRGQEISLYTEDELSEFRNRMIGFIFQRFNLLNKLNAVENVELPLVYQGISSKERRERAVAALEKVRLANRMLHTPMELSGGQQQRVAIARALITDPPVILADEPTGNLDSTTGKEVMQILQGLGSAGHTIVLITHDMNIAKQARRIVRISDGRLVSDEEVSRS
- a CDS encoding ABC transporter permease, yielding MRFSQALRMAFKAIASNKMRSFLTMLGIVIGISSVIIMLAVGNGSKQAITSSIEGMGTNLLTLSLTGTKTTTLTSSDISTLTKSKNIANVASDLTGTATVKSGDENETASVEGTVPSYSDVRDVTVAYGRFITQDDVDNHYQVLDIGPEVIQNVYPNLSVKQYQSLVGQTIQVNGANFLIVGILESKGTSTTGSSDNRVIMPVTTAERLEGTTSVRTYYVEAASAGKIDDATTDLNNLMYDKFSGDTTQYRVLSESELLQTSTQTTSTMTNMLTAVAAISLVVGGIGIMNIMLVSVVERTREIGIRKAIGAKRRDIMLQFLIEAVVLSCLSGAIGVIIGVVACLIMPQFTKQAMVMSGGVMLIAFLFSVAVGIAFGLYPAAKASKLRPIDALRYE